One genomic segment of Elgaria multicarinata webbii isolate HBS135686 ecotype San Diego chromosome 21, rElgMul1.1.pri, whole genome shotgun sequence includes these proteins:
- the ZDHHC24 gene encoding probable palmitoyltransferase ZDHHC24, giving the protein MAGNGWDKRALPVYAGAALGGALVLEVLAVLLLRERGDEARGPAPFPFFALASLLFLLGNALENARRFVTASPSTRGVMLAGAGQGWDYCYSCQSHVPPRCSHCFSCNICVLRRDHHCTLLGQCLGYQNYRYFLCLLLYGSVALLYGCLLNADVVMSLLREDTPAQTILLLVLPWLMLLMGQVNIAAFVYAFVTDVCIVGFLFSSGFLLFHSLLALRGQTTKEWFEGNRQYDLGWRDNLREVLGEQWYLAWLTPFIASPLPGDGITFQTRSPQFELLLKTRDL; this is encoded by the exons ATGGCCGGCAACGGTTGGGACAAGAGAGCGCTGCCCGTGTACGCGGGGGCGGCGCTGGGGGGCGCGCTCGTCCTGGAGGTGCTCgcggtgctgctgctgcgggaGCGCGGAGACGAGGCCCGCGGGCCCGCGCCCTTCCCTTTCTTCGCGCTGGCCTCGCTGCTGTTCCTGCTCGGGAACGCGCTCGAGAACGCGCGCCGCTTCGTCACGGCGTCGCCCAGCACGCGCGGCGTCATGCTCGCGGGGGCGGGGCAAGGATGGGA TTACTGCTACTCCTGCCAGTCCCACGTGCCGCCCCGTTGcagccactgcttctcctgcaacaTTTGCGTCCTGCGGCGTGATCACCATTGCACGCTGCTTGGCCAGTGCTTGGGCTACCAGAACTACCGCTACTTCCTTTGCCTGCTGCTGTACGGCTCTGTTGCTCTGCTCTATGGCTGCCTGCTCAACGCGGATGTGGTCATGTCGCTGCTGCGTGAGGACACCCCTGCCCAGACGATCCTGCTGCTAGTCCTGCCTTGGCTTATGCTACTGATGG GGCAAGTGAACATCGCCGCCTTCGTCTACGCCTTTGTGACGGACGTCTGCATTGTGGGCTTCCTCTTCTCCTCGGGCTTCCTGCTCTTTCACAGCCTGCTGGCGCTGCGTGGACAGACGACCAAAGAATGGTTTGAGGGCAATCGCCAGTACGACTTGGGCTGGCGGGACAACCTCCGGGAAGTCCTGGGGGAGCAGTGGTACCTTGCGTGGCTCACGCCTTTCATTGCTTCCCCTTTGCCGGGGGATGGAATCACTTTCCAAACCAGGTCTCCCCAATTTGAGCTGCTCCTCAAAACCCGGGACCTCTGA